Genomic DNA from Pseudomonas fitomaticsae:
AAACGAACTGGCTACTGACTGCGATAGGGCTCAGGGCGTTTGTGGCTTGTCCGGTGCGGTCAGGCCAGCCTGGATGCGCTGGTAGATCTCTTCCCGATGCACTGCAACGTTCTTCGGAGCATTGATGCCGATTCGAACTTGCTGGCCGCTGACGCCGAGAATGGTGATCGTGATGTCATCACCAATGTTTATGCTTTCACCGACTTTGCGGGTGAGTATCAGCATGGTCTTCTCCTTGATTGCTTTGTAGGGCACCTGATTCAGACAGTGCAGAGGTCGGTGGTACGTATAGATTAGTGCGAAGTCTTACAGTTTGGGTGCCTCTTTCTGACGCGCAGCAGCGGCATTAATTCCCAGCGCGTAACTATACAGGGGCCGTCGGCATCAATCTCGTAGTTTTATGCCGCAATTTGCGGGGCTCGGAAAGTATTCTCGAATGTTAAGATCGCCGCTTTGAGATTTCAGAGGGAAGCGTTGTGCGCAAATTGGTCTGGGTAGTCGCGGCACTGGCATTGGCGGGATGTGGCGAAGGCAAGAGTGTGGATGCGCAAAAGCCGAAACCGGCGGTGGTAACGGCGCCTGCTGCGGTGGGCCCGCAGTGGGATCTCGAAGTGCGCGGTGAAACCCCTCAGGCCGTCAGCGACCTCAGCGGCTGGCTGATCGAGCATGCCTTTGTCGCCAGTGTCATCAAGGACGCCAGCGGCAAGACCCGGATCCTGCTCGGCCCTTTCAATTCCAAGGCTGACGCCGAGGCTCGCCAGGCGGATGTGAATGCGGCGCTAGTCAAGGCGAAGAAGCAGAACATCGAAACGCTGGTGATCGAGCGCACGGCGGCGCAATAAGGATCCATTCGGCGGAGCTGACTAAAGGGTGTCCCCCGTGATTCGTGTTTAAAGCAATCACTGAAGATGCCCAGAAGGAGCTCCGCATGGCCTCCGCCAATCCTTACAAGTTGTTCGACGTTGTTTTGCGTCACAAGCATCAGCTGAGCCCGCATCTCATGCGGATCACGCTCGCAAGTCCGGTAGTCACCGAAATGGCGACCTGGGCGCCGGATCAGAGAGTGAAACTGTTTTTCCCTGCGGCCGATGGATCGCCCTCCAGGCTGGCGCAGGGGGAGGGATGGTACGCCCGTTTCCGCTCGATGCTGGTCAATCGCCGTCCGGCGATGCGCACCTACACCATCCGTCACTTGCGCGCCGAGCTGGGTGAAGTCGATATCGATTTCGTTCTGCATGGCGAAACCGGCCCGGCTTCCCGTTGGGCGTTGCGAGCGCAGCCTGGCGAGTCGATGCAGATTTTGGCCCCCGACAGCCGATTCTCGGCACAGGAGGCGGGGGGATTTGAATGGAAACCTCCGCAAACGCTCAAGCAACTTCTGCTGGTCGCCGACGCCACAGCGTTGCCGGCCGCCATCGGGATTCTGGACGAGCTGGCGACACTGGCTGAACCGCCGCAGACGCAGGCGTTTTTTGAAGTCGACAGTCGTGAAGACATGTTGGTGGTTCCTGACTGGCCCGGACTTTCGGTGCAATGGCTGATCCGCGATCACGCGACTGCCGGCACGTTGATGGTGGAAGCCGTGCGGCAGGCGACGTTGCCTGTCGATGCATCGCCGGCTGGGCAAGCGGTCGAGCTGGCGGATGTCGACATCGAAGAAGAGATTCTTTGGGAGATCGCCGATACGGCCAGCGAGGGCTTCTATGGCTGGATCGCCGGAGAATCCGCTGCGGTCATGAGTCTTCGCAAGTACCTGATCAAGGAGCGTGGCATCCCTCGCGAGTCACTCAATCTGATGGGGTACTGGCGTTACAACAAGTCCGGCGGTTGAGCACAAAAAAGGCCTTGAGTTTATCGCTCAAGGCCTTTTCTTTTGATCAAGCAATCAACCGCAGGCTTTCAGGTTCACCGGGCCGACAAATTCGTTGCCGCGTCCCATCACGCACGCCACGCTCTGGTTACGCTGGCGCTCCCAGTCTTGCACCGGGTAAGTCTTGTCCCAGGCTTCGTACAGTTGCCGATCCTGCTTCGACAAGCGCAAGCCGTATTGTTTGCTCATGTAAAAGTAGGTGCGGGCGATCATGCCGCGGATCGAAGGGCGGGGCATGACCTTCTTCGCCTTGAAGTCGACCTGAGTCAGGCAGGAGCCGTACTGACCCTTTTCGACCGGCAACCAACCGTAACTGAAGTTGCTGCGGTCGCCATTCACCTCGCCGATGCTCGGCACCAGATTGTGCAGGTCGGCTTCGGCTTTCTGATAACTCGGGTCGTAGCGGGTGCAATTCTTGCGACCGCCTTCCTGCCAGCATTGACGCTGATGACCGAATTGCCACGCGGGAACGATATGCTCCCATTCGATGCGGGACGCCCGCTTGGCGTTCTTGCGTGGGACATAGCCGCAGGCGGCCAGATCGACCTTGTTGCCGGTGTATTTGCACCCGCAATAGAACTCGGTGGATTGTGGGGCGTACAGCTTCCAGGCGACTTTCTTGGCCTCGGTGAACGTACGTGGCGCGCCAGCTTGCGCACCCAGGGAAATCAACAGCAACAGCACAGCAGCAAAACGCAGAATCATTGAATCAATCTTCCTTCGGCACAACCCAGAAAATCTGCACGCCGCCATCATCGCGGTAGGCGAGGGTGACGTTGTCGTTCTCGTCGATTTCTTCCAACAAGCGCTCCCAGTCATCCGCCGGCTCGTCCGGAAGGCGGAAGATCAGTGCGGCTTTGGCTTTTTGTGCGGTGGGGGAGTTGATGATTTTTTGAACGCGCATGCCCATGCGTTCGTAAGCGTCAGGAGCATCAGGGGAAGTGGCCACGAGGTTATCCTTATTAAGCTGTACGTGCATACAGTATTTAACTGTAGGCATTTTCGCAACTGCTTAAAATTCAAGAAAATCCTCTGACAGCGGTTTTCCGATTTTGATGTCACTCAGGTGAAATTTTTCTTTGGAGGTGGCGGGAGCTTCACCCTCCGTCAAGTTGACGAAGGGTGAAGTCAGTGCCCGATCAGGAAAAGATCAGGCGAGGTCAAATCAGTATTCCCAGAACATCCGTTGCAGCTCTTTGCTGTCGTTGGTCTTGGTCAGCGCGACCATGGCCAGAATGCGGGCTTTCTGCGGGTTCAGGTCGTGAGCAACCACCCAGTCGTATTTGTCGTCAGGCTGTTCGGCGTTGCGTAGAACGAAACCACCGGCATTGACGTGAGACGAGCGAATGATCTGCACGCCATCCTTGCGCAGCGCTTGCAGGGTCGGAACCACGCGGGACGAGACCGAACCATTGCCGGTGCCGGCATGAATGATCGCCTTGGCGCCGGACTGGGCGAGGGCCTTGTAGGCCGTGTCGCTGACATTGCCGTAGGAATAGGCGATTTCTACATCAGGAAGGCTCTTGATGTTTTTGATGTCGAATTCCGAATCCATGGTGTGGCGCTTGGCCGGAAGGCGGAACCAGTAGGATTTGCCTTCTACCACCATGCCGAGCGGACCCCAGGCGCTTTTGAAGGCTTCGGTCTTGATGTTGATCATCTTGCTGACATCGCGACCCGACTGGATTTCATCGTTCAGGGTTACCAGTACGCCTTTGCCGCGCGCTTCTTTACTGCTGGCGACGGCCACGGCGTTGTACAGGTTCAGCATGCCGTCCGCCGACATGGCGGTGCCCGGGCGCATGGAGCCGACGACGATGATCGGTTTGTCGGTTTTTTCCACCAGATTCAGAAAGTACGCAGTCTCTTCCAGCGTATCGGTGCCGTGGGTGATAACGATGCCATCGACGTCTTTGCTGTCGGCCAGTTCGGAGACGCGACGACCCAGTTGCAGGAGGTTTTCGTTGGTGATGCTTTCCGAGGCGATTTGCATGACCTGTTCGCCACGCACATTGGCCAGCGTGCTCAGTTCGGGAATGCCGGCGATCAATTGTTCGACGCCCACTTTCGCGGCCTGATAGGTCGCGCTGTTGGCGGCGCTGGCGCCCGCCCCGGCAATGGTGCCACCGGTGGCCAGTACCACCACGTTGGCCAGTTTGGCCTGGGTTTCAGCTTCTTTTGCCTGGAGGGCGGTTGGCAGGAGCAGGAGGAGGGCCAAAGCGCCCGGAACGAAATTCTTCAAAGCAGATGTCATTATTTTTCTCTCTAGTAGTGAGACGGTGCTGATGCAGGTTCATCTAGATGCGCCCCGGGCCGATCTGAAATGCCAGGGGTGCAGGGAGGGAGCAGGATCTGTACCACTCGTACTGTGCTTGAGAGAAATGTTTAACCTTATGATTTAAATCAAGATTTATTCGAAGATTGATTGTGAGCTTGCCTCGCTCATCCGGGTTTCCGAACGCAGGATGTTTTCTCGTTCGGCTCACCGAAAAGGACTACGAACCTCGTCCGCAAACTGAACTGGCCGCTTTCCAGATCTCTGCTAAAGAAAACGGCGCGCTGGCCGATGCGCCTTGATAGGGATCCAATTTTTCAGGAGTTCAAATGTCGTTGACTATCGGTTTTTCAAATCCCGGTTCGGTCACGATCGGCGGCAAAACGGCCGCTACGATCAAATCCCTGAGCGAGGCGAAGGAGCAAGCATCGGCCGATGCACTGGGTAAAGACGCGGACGATGCCAAGCAAGTCAGAACCGGTGGCGGCCCAGTGCAGGAAGAGGCGCCGGCAGAGAGCGGTGGAAATCAAAGCATCACGATCAAAATACTGCTCAAGCGCATGAAGGAACTGCAGCAGCAATTGCAGGAACAGCAACAGCAATTGGCTGCCGCGCAAGCTGCCAGCTATCCGACCGAGGAAGCCAAGACGACTGTGGTGATGTCGATTCAGGGGCAGATCGCAGACACCAACGCTGCACTCATGGAAGTGGCAGGCAACCTGGTTCGTGAGATGGCCAAGGGTTCTGGCAGTGGCGGTGTGATCAATACGACCGCGTAGGAAAAGGGGCGATGACGGTTATTCGCCCTACAATCAAAGCAGATTTTCAGTCGTTGACAAATGTCGGCAGGATTCGCATAGTTCGGTCTACGCAAACGTTTGCGCGGCCTTCGCGATGGGTTGAGTTGTCGTGGGGTGCAGCGAGCTTACGCCAGCGCAAGCGTTGCTCACAATAATCATAAGATCGGAGTGAACCCATGAAGCTGCCATTCGCTGGACGTCTTCTTGCTGTCGCCATGCTGGCTGCCGCATCCGCCGCACTGCCTGTCTCTTCGGCTTTCGCCGAATCCCCTGAAAAACCCAAAGTCGCCCTGGTCATGAAATCCCTGGCCAACGAATTCTTCCTGACCATGGAAGACGGCGCCAAGGCCTACCAGAAAGAACATTCCGCTGATTTCGACCTGATCTCCAACGGCATCAAGGACGAAACTGATACGGCGGGGCAGACGCGCATCGTCGAGCAGATGATTCTGGCGAAGGTCAACGCGCTGGTCATCGCACCGTCTGATTCCAAGGCGATGGTGCCGGTGATCAAGAAAGCCGTCGATGCCGGTATCACCGTGATCAACATCGACAACCAGCTTGATCCGGCCGTGATCAAAAGCAAGAACATCAGCGTTCCTTTCGTAGGCCCGGACAACCGCAAAGGCGCGCGTCTGGTGGGCGAGTACCTGGCCAAACAACTGAAGGCCGGTGACGAAGTCGGCATCATTGAAGGCGTTTCCACGACGACCAACGCCCAGCAACGTACCGCTGGCTTCAAGGATGCGATGGAAGCTGCACAGATCAAGGTTGTCTCCCTGCAGTCCGGCGATTGGGAAATCGACAAGGGCAACAAGGTGGCCGCTTCGATTCTCAGCGAGTACCCGGACGTCAAGGCGCTGCTGGCCGGTAACGACAGCATGGCCGTGGGCGCCGTTTCCGCCGTGCGCGCTGCCGGCAAGGCCGGTCAGGTGCAGGTGGTCGGTTACGACAATATCAATGCCATCAAGCCCATGCTGAAGGACGGCCGCGTTCTGGCGACTGCCGACCAGTTCGCCGCGAAGCAAGCGGTGTTTGGCATCGAGACCGCGCTGAAAATCATCAAGGGCGAGAAAGTCGACAGTGGTGCGAATGGCGTGATCGAAACGCCAGTAGAACTGGTCACCAAGTAAGTCCACTGGCGGCACAATGGCGCTCGTCCGTCCGGGCGAGCGCATGGAGATTTTTATGTCAGTTTCCGCTCCGAACGCTGTCCTCTCGGTCAGCGGTATCGGCAAGACCTATGCGCAACCGGTTCTGACCGGCATCGACCTGACGTTGATGCGCGGCGAAGTGCTGGCGCTGACCGGTGAGAACGGTGCCGGCAAAAGCACCCTGTCGAAGATCATCGGCGGGCTGGTCACACCCACCACCGGCCAGATGCAGTTCCAGGGCAGGGAATATCGTCCCGGCAGCCGCACGCAGGCTGAAGAGCTGGGTGTGCGCATGGTCATGCAAGAGCTCAATCTGCTGCCGACGCTTTCGGTGGCAGAGAACCTGTTCCTCGACAACCTGCCGAGCAACGGTGGCTGGATCAGTCGCAAGCAGCTGCGCAAGGCCGCCATCGAAGCCATGGCTCAAGTCGGTCTCGATGCCATCGACCCGGACACGCTGGTCGGCGAGCTGGGCATCGGTCATCAGCAAATGGTCGAGATCGCTCGCAATCTGATCGGCGATTGTCATGTGCTGATCCTCGACGAACCGACCGCGATGCTGACCGCCCGTGAGGTCGAGATGCTCTTTGAGCAGATCACCCGGCTGCAGGCGCGCGGCGTCTCGATCATCTACATCTCCCATCGCCTCGAAGAACTGGCCCGGGTCGCACAGCGCATTGCCGTGCTGCGTGACGGCAACCTGGTATGCGTCGAGCCGATGGCCAATTACAACAGCGAGCAACTGGTCACCCTGATGGTCGGTCGCGAGCTGGGCGAGCATATCGATCTGGGGGCTCGCCATATCGGCGCGCCGGCCCTGACGGTCAAAGGCCTGACCCGCTCCGACAAGGTTCGCGACGTGTCCTTTGAGGTTCGCGCCGGTGAGATTTTTGGCATTTCGGGGCTGATCGGGGCAGGGCGCACCGAACTTTTGCGGCTGATCTTCGGTGCCGATGTCGCGGACAGCGGCACTGTGGCGCTCGGTTCGCCGGCAAAAACGGTGAGCATTCGCTCGCCGGTCGACGCGGTGCGCAACGGCATCGCCTTGATCACCGAGGATCGCAAGGGCGAAGGCCTGCTCCTGAGCCAGTCGATCAGCGCCAACATTGCCTTGGGCAACATGCCGGAAATTTCCAGCGGCGGGTTCGTCAACAACGGTGATGAAACGAAGCTCGCGCAGCGGCAGATCGACGCCATGCGCATCCGCAGTTCCAGCCCGACGCAGCTGGTGTCCGAGTTGTCCGGCGGTAATCAGCAAAAGGTGGTGATCGGACGCTGGCTTGAGCGCGACTGTTCGGTGCTGCTGTTCGACGAGCCGACTCGCGGTATCGATGTCGGCGCCAAGTTCGATATTTATGCCTTGCTCGGCGAACTGACCCGGCAGGGCAAGGCGCTGGTTGTGGTGTCCAGCGATTTGCGCGAGCTGATGCTGATCTGCGACCGCATCGGTGTGTTGTCGGCGGGACGTCTGATCGACACGTTCGAGCGCGACAGCTGGACCCAGGATGACTTGCTTGCCGCCG
This window encodes:
- the csrA gene encoding carbon storage regulator CsrA codes for the protein MLILTRKVGESINIGDDITITILGVSGQQVRIGINAPKNVAVHREEIYQRIQAGLTAPDKPQTP
- a CDS encoding SPOR domain-containing protein, translating into MRKLVWVVAALALAGCGEGKSVDAQKPKPAVVTAPAAVGPQWDLEVRGETPQAVSDLSGWLIEHAFVASVIKDASGKTRILLGPFNSKADAEARQADVNAALVKAKKQNIETLVIERTAAQ
- a CDS encoding siderophore-interacting protein, translating into MASANPYKLFDVVLRHKHQLSPHLMRITLASPVVTEMATWAPDQRVKLFFPAADGSPSRLAQGEGWYARFRSMLVNRRPAMRTYTIRHLRAELGEVDIDFVLHGETGPASRWALRAQPGESMQILAPDSRFSAQEAGGFEWKPPQTLKQLLLVADATALPAAIGILDELATLAEPPQTQAFFEVDSREDMLVVPDWPGLSVQWLIRDHATAGTLMVEAVRQATLPVDASPAGQAVELADVDIEEEILWEIADTASEGFYGWIAGESAAVMSLRKYLIKERGIPRESLNLMGYWRYNKSGG
- a CDS encoding endonuclease; this encodes MILRFAAVLLLLISLGAQAGAPRTFTEAKKVAWKLYAPQSTEFYCGCKYTGNKVDLAACGYVPRKNAKRASRIEWEHIVPAWQFGHQRQCWQEGGRKNCTRYDPSYQKAEADLHNLVPSIGEVNGDRSNFSYGWLPVEKGQYGSCLTQVDFKAKKVMPRPSIRGMIARTYFYMSKQYGLRLSKQDRQLYEAWDKTYPVQDWERQRNQSVACVMGRGNEFVGPVNLKACG
- a CDS encoding DUF1654 domain-containing protein, whose product is MHVQLNKDNLVATSPDAPDAYERMGMRVQKIINSPTAQKAKAALIFRLPDEPADDWERLLEEIDENDNVTLAYRDDGGVQIFWVVPKED
- a CDS encoding asparaginase; this translates as MTSALKNFVPGALALLLLLPTALQAKEAETQAKLANVVVLATGGTIAGAGASAANSATYQAAKVGVEQLIAGIPELSTLANVRGEQVMQIASESITNENLLQLGRRVSELADSKDVDGIVITHGTDTLEETAYFLNLVEKTDKPIIVVGSMRPGTAMSADGMLNLYNAVAVASSKEARGKGVLVTLNDEIQSGRDVSKMINIKTEAFKSAWGPLGMVVEGKSYWFRLPAKRHTMDSEFDIKNIKSLPDVEIAYSYGNVSDTAYKALAQSGAKAIIHAGTGNGSVSSRVVPTLQALRKDGVQIIRSSHVNAGGFVLRNAEQPDDKYDWVVAHDLNPQKARILAMVALTKTNDSKELQRMFWEY
- a CDS encoding sugar ABC transporter substrate-binding protein gives rise to the protein MKLPFAGRLLAVAMLAAASAALPVSSAFAESPEKPKVALVMKSLANEFFLTMEDGAKAYQKEHSADFDLISNGIKDETDTAGQTRIVEQMILAKVNALVIAPSDSKAMVPVIKKAVDAGITVINIDNQLDPAVIKSKNISVPFVGPDNRKGARLVGEYLAKQLKAGDEVGIIEGVSTTTNAQQRTAGFKDAMEAAQIKVVSLQSGDWEIDKGNKVAASILSEYPDVKALLAGNDSMAVGAVSAVRAAGKAGQVQVVGYDNINAIKPMLKDGRVLATADQFAAKQAVFGIETALKIIKGEKVDSGANGVIETPVELVTK
- a CDS encoding sugar ABC transporter ATP-binding protein; translation: MSVSAPNAVLSVSGIGKTYAQPVLTGIDLTLMRGEVLALTGENGAGKSTLSKIIGGLVTPTTGQMQFQGREYRPGSRTQAEELGVRMVMQELNLLPTLSVAENLFLDNLPSNGGWISRKQLRKAAIEAMAQVGLDAIDPDTLVGELGIGHQQMVEIARNLIGDCHVLILDEPTAMLTAREVEMLFEQITRLQARGVSIIYISHRLEELARVAQRIAVLRDGNLVCVEPMANYNSEQLVTLMVGRELGEHIDLGARHIGAPALTVKGLTRSDKVRDVSFEVRAGEIFGISGLIGAGRTELLRLIFGADVADSGTVALGSPAKTVSIRSPVDAVRNGIALITEDRKGEGLLLSQSISANIALGNMPEISSGGFVNNGDETKLAQRQIDAMRIRSSSPTQLVSELSGGNQQKVVIGRWLERDCSVLLFDEPTRGIDVGAKFDIYALLGELTRQGKALVVVSSDLRELMLICDRIGVLSAGRLIDTFERDSWTQDDLLAAAFAGYQKRDALLNEAAPRDLP